A section of the Flavobacteriales bacterium genome encodes:
- a CDS encoding AsmA family protein — protein sequence MRKIIKWLIIAVVALVVLLLAAVILIPILFKDRIEGMVKEQVNAQLNATVEWGAWDITLLRSFPDLTVEVADVKLCNKAPFEGVCLADIGSLTATVDIKSVFGDKVDIKRIGLVRPRIHAVVRADGRANWDITLPDSSAVEAPADTGGGFSIGLREYWIEDGRVVYDDSTLAFRMDLLGLDHKGTGDFTQDLFTLSTTTHVDTVDVLFDGVRYLQRALADITADLDMDMAGMKFTFKENEAVINCLTLGFDGWLAMPADDIDMDITWALKKNELGALLSMVPAAFAKDLEGVDMSGKAAFGGYVKGTYNDTTMPGFGLDIAVENGRFKYPDLPESVERIQVKASIVSPQGKDLDGMVIDVPTFAMLVATNPVSARLHLERPMSDPRVDLAAQAKLDLASLKRVVPLEKGDELNGKLDVDVTVKGAVSDIEAQRFEKFTAEGRVLLSGMTYRSDSLPWPVGITTLDLALSPRYLALNGFDGTLGGSDVRAEGRFDSYLLWWLKDSTLTGTFDVASRRFDLNELMGPEEPAAAEAAPADTAAMTVIEVPANINFRLTAEAGEVLYDDLTLTGLKGGVHIHDRRVDLNKLVFGLFEGRVGLDGSYATPEKGTPVAELRYDIRDMDIEKTVQYVETVQKMAPIAKTCKGKYSTTLSMRTELDAAMSPVLESLTGQGTLSTRNVRVDGFQPLVDLAKAFKVKGIENTTLPSVDFSYEFRDGKMITKPFDVKIDRIKANVGGSTAFADQAIDYDLKAKVPTDMFGAQANQLVAGWLGQANQLLGSGFQMPAEIDVTAKITGTIDKPVIKPVFAGGGSNLTQTVVTEVKEELNQQIDKAKEEAIARAREEAAKLLAEAQKQADNLKATARKEAANLKAQAYKAADDELAKVTNPLAKMAAKAVADAAKKEADKQEQKAIAEADKRADGIVAEARKQGDAIIARAEQTNTTIK from the coding sequence ATGCGCAAGATCATCAAGTGGCTCATCATCGCGGTCGTCGCCCTGGTGGTGCTCCTCCTCGCCGCCGTCATCCTCATCCCCATCCTCTTCAAGGACCGCATCGAAGGGATGGTGAAGGAGCAGGTGAACGCCCAGCTGAACGCGACCGTGGAGTGGGGCGCGTGGGACATCACCCTGCTGCGCAGCTTCCCCGACCTCACCGTGGAGGTGGCCGATGTGAAGCTCTGCAACAAGGCCCCCTTCGAGGGCGTCTGCCTGGCCGACATCGGATCGCTCACCGCCACGGTGGACATCAAGAGCGTGTTCGGCGACAAGGTCGACATCAAGCGCATCGGCCTGGTGCGCCCGCGGATCCATGCCGTGGTGCGTGCGGACGGGCGGGCGAACTGGGACATCACCCTGCCGGACAGCAGCGCGGTGGAAGCCCCGGCCGACACGGGCGGCGGCTTCTCCATCGGCCTGCGTGAATACTGGATCGAGGACGGCCGCGTGGTGTACGACGACAGCACCCTGGCCTTCCGCATGGACCTGCTGGGCCTGGACCACAAGGGCACCGGCGACTTCACCCAGGACCTCTTCACCCTGAGCACCACCACGCACGTGGACACCGTGGACGTGCTCTTCGATGGCGTGCGCTACCTGCAGCGCGCCCTGGCCGACATCACCGCCGACCTGGACATGGACATGGCCGGCATGAAGTTCACATTCAAGGAGAACGAGGCCGTGATCAACTGCCTCACCCTGGGCTTCGATGGCTGGCTTGCGATGCCGGCGGACGACATCGACATGGACATCACCTGGGCGCTGAAGAAGAACGAGCTGGGCGCGCTGCTCTCCATGGTGCCCGCCGCCTTCGCCAAGGACCTGGAGGGTGTGGACATGAGCGGCAAGGCGGCCTTCGGCGGCTACGTCAAGGGCACCTACAACGACACCACCATGCCCGGCTTCGGCCTGGACATCGCCGTGGAGAACGGGCGCTTCAAGTACCCCGACCTGCCCGAGAGCGTGGAGCGCATCCAGGTGAAGGCCTCCATCGTGAGCCCGCAGGGCAAGGACCTGGACGGCATGGTGATCGACGTGCCCACCTTCGCCATGCTGGTGGCCACCAACCCGGTGAGCGCCCGGCTCCATCTGGAGCGGCCGATGAGCGACCCGCGCGTGGACCTTGCCGCGCAGGCCAAGCTCGACCTGGCCAGCTTGAAGCGCGTGGTGCCGCTGGAGAAGGGCGATGAGCTCAACGGCAAGCTCGATGTGGACGTGACCGTGAAGGGGGCCGTGAGCGACATCGAGGCGCAACGCTTCGAGAAGTTCACCGCCGAAGGCCGGGTGCTGCTGAGCGGCATGACCTACCGCAGCGACTCGCTCCCCTGGCCGGTGGGCATCACCACCTTGGACCTGGCGCTGAGCCCGCGCTACCTGGCGCTGAACGGCTTCGACGGCACGCTCGGCGGCAGCGACGTGCGCGCCGAGGGCCGCTTCGACAGCTACCTGCTGTGGTGGCTGAAGGACAGCACGCTCACCGGCACCTTCGACGTGGCCAGCCGCCGCTTCGACCTCAACGAGCTGATGGGCCCCGAGGAGCCCGCGGCCGCGGAGGCCGCACCCGCCGACACCGCCGCGATGACCGTGATCGAGGTGCCCGCCAACATCAACTTCCGCCTCACCGCCGAGGCCGGCGAGGTGCTGTACGACGACCTCACCCTCACCGGGCTCAAAGGCGGCGTGCACATCCACGACCGCCGGGTGGACCTGAACAAGCTGGTGTTCGGCCTCTTCGAGGGCCGCGTGGGGCTGGACGGCTCCTACGCCACCCCCGAGAAGGGCACGCCGGTGGCCGAGCTGCGCTACGACATCCGCGACATGGACATCGAGAAGACCGTGCAGTACGTGGAGACCGTGCAGAAGATGGCGCCCATCGCCAAGACCTGCAAGGGGAAGTACAGCACCACGCTCAGCATGCGCACGGAGCTGGACGCGGCCATGAGCCCGGTGCTGGAGAGCCTCACCGGGCAGGGCACGCTCAGCACGCGCAACGTGCGGGTGGACGGCTTCCAGCCCCTGGTGGACCTGGCGAAGGCCTTCAAGGTGAAGGGCATCGAGAACACCACGCTGCCGAGCGTGGACTTCAGCTACGAGTTCCGGGACGGGAAGATGATCACCAAGCCCTTCGACGTGAAGATCGACCGGATCAAGGCCAACGTGGGCGGCAGCACGGCCTTCGCCGACCAGGCCATCGACTACGACCTGAAGGCCAAGGTGCCCACCGACATGTTCGGTGCGCAGGCCAACCAGCTGGTGGCCGGCTGGCTGGGCCAGGCGAACCAGCTGCTGGGCAGCGGCTTCCAGATGCCGGCGGAGATCGACGTCACCGCCAAGATCACCGGCACCATCGACAAGCCCGTCATCAAACCCGTGTTCGCCGGTGGAGGCAGCAACCTCACGCAGACCGTGGTCACCGAGGTGAAGGAGGAGCTGAACCAGCAGATCGACAAGGCCAAGGAGGAGGCCATCGCGCGGGCCCGTGAGGAGGCCGCCAAGCTGCTGGCCGAGGCGCAGAAGCAGGCGGACAACCTGAAGGCCACCGCCCGCAAGGAGGCCGCCAACCTGAAGGCGCAGGCCTACAAGGCCGCCGACGACGAACTGGCCAAGGTGACCAACCCGCTGGCGAAGATGGCCGCCAAGGCCGTGGCCGATGCCGCCAAGAAGGAGGCCGACAAGCAGGAACAGAAGGCCATCGCCGAAGCGGACAAGAGGGCGGACGGCATCGTGGCCGAGGCGCGAAAGCAGGGCGATGCCATCATCGCCAGGGCCGAACAGACCAACACCACCATCAAGTAG
- a CDS encoding glycosyltransferase family 39 protein — translation MDLATLRRDPLTALTLIALVPRLLAALFSAGYFAHDDHFLVIEPAQSWVDAADYNTWLPWNQGSDATPSGHSFVYVGLHYLLFRLLAALGATDPEVNMVLVRLLHALWSLVVVRAGYRIARRLGGDQVAWNAGLLLALFYFMPFLAVRNLVEVVCIPFLMLAAWQLVKDERPAPRAVLLAGVWIGLAINIRFQTIFFAAGPGLVLLAMRRWADVLRYGAGVLLPLVLLQGGIDLFIWGRPFAEMTEYVRYNLANTTTYFDQPWYNYLLLLAGIFIPPLSLAVVFGLFRRARPWLLWLPVMLFLAIHSWFPNKQERFLLPIVPLAFVLGFTAWEAFRAGSAWWQARPGLWRGAMRFTWGLNLVLLAVITFTYSKRSRVEAMLALRQGPPVHGLVVDDTVEHEPPWMPMYYLGQWQASQLPYADPAEDLAGLIARLPADQRPDAVLFIGQEDLDARKARMTALLGPLQGVAVAEPGLVDRVVHWLNPVNRNETITVMRTAPQ, via the coding sequence ATGGACCTGGCGACCCTGCGGCGCGATCCGCTCACGGCCCTCACGCTCATCGCCCTGGTGCCCCGCCTGCTGGCCGCCCTCTTCAGCGCCGGCTACTTCGCCCACGACGACCACTTCCTGGTGATCGAGCCCGCCCAGAGTTGGGTGGACGCGGCCGACTACAACACCTGGCTGCCCTGGAACCAGGGCAGCGACGCCACCCCCAGCGGCCACAGCTTCGTGTACGTGGGCCTGCACTACCTGCTCTTCCGGCTGCTGGCCGCCCTGGGCGCCACCGACCCCGAGGTGAACATGGTGCTGGTGCGCCTCCTGCACGCCCTGTGGAGCCTGGTGGTGGTGCGCGCCGGCTACCGGATCGCCCGCCGCCTCGGCGGTGACCAGGTGGCCTGGAACGCGGGGCTGCTGCTCGCGCTCTTCTACTTCATGCCCTTCCTGGCCGTGCGGAACCTGGTGGAGGTGGTCTGCATCCCCTTCCTGATGCTGGCCGCCTGGCAGCTGGTGAAGGACGAACGGCCCGCCCCCCGCGCCGTGCTGCTCGCCGGCGTGTGGATCGGCCTGGCCATCAACATCCGCTTCCAGACCATCTTCTTCGCCGCCGGGCCCGGCCTGGTGCTGCTGGCGATGCGCCGCTGGGCCGATGTGCTGCGCTACGGCGCGGGCGTGCTGCTGCCCCTGGTGCTGCTGCAGGGCGGCATCGACCTCTTCATCTGGGGCCGCCCCTTCGCCGAGATGACCGAGTACGTGCGCTACAACCTGGCCAACACCACCACCTACTTCGATCAGCCGTGGTACAACTACCTGCTGCTGCTGGCGGGCATCTTCATCCCCCCCCTCAGCCTGGCGGTGGTGTTCGGTCTCTTCCGCCGGGCGCGGCCCTGGCTCCTCTGGCTACCGGTGATGCTCTTCCTGGCCATCCACTCGTGGTTCCCCAACAAGCAGGAGCGCTTCCTGCTGCCCATCGTGCCGCTGGCCTTCGTGCTGGGCTTCACCGCCTGGGAGGCCTTCCGCGCGGGCTCGGCCTGGTGGCAGGCGCGGCCCGGCCTGTGGCGCGGCGCGATGCGCTTCACCTGGGGCCTCAACCTGGTGCTGCTGGCGGTGATCACCTTCACGTACAGCAAGCGCAGCCGCGTGGAGGCCATGCTGGCCCTGCGCCAGGGTCCGCCGGTGCACGGGCTGGTGGTGGATGACACCGTGGAGCACGAGCCCCCCTGGATGCCCATGTACTACCTGGGCCAGTGGCAGGCCAGCCAGCTGCCCTACGCCGACCCCGCCGAGGACCTGGCCGGCCTCATCGCCCGCCTGCCCGCCGACCAGCGGCCCGATGCGGTGCTCTTCATCGGGCAGGAGGACCTGGACGCCCGCAAGGCCCGCATGACCGCCCTGCTGGGACCGCTGCAGGGCGTGGCCGTGGCCGAGCCCGGGCTGGTGGACCGCGTGGTGCACTGGCTGAACCCCGTGAACCGCAACGAGACCATCACGGTGATGCGCACCGCGCCGCAGTGA
- a CDS encoding TerC family protein: protein MIDLSQLDPSVFLTAHGWIALVWLTVMEIVLGIDNIIIISILSGELPTKEQQRKARRIGLALAMITRVLLLLSLSWVMSLKDPLFAVMDHSVSGRDLVLILGGLFLIYKATVEIHAKVEHKREKESATRKAARMAGIIAQIVLIDIVFSLDSVITAVGMSNEILIMVLAVIAAVFIMLVASDAISAFVNKHGTVKVLALAFLVMIGVALLMEGTGSHINKAYIYFAMAFSILVEGLNLRMRRNEEKLRDQGS from the coding sequence ATGATCGACCTTTCGCAGCTCGACCCCTCGGTCTTCCTCACCGCGCACGGCTGGATCGCCCTCGTCTGGCTCACGGTGATGGAGATCGTGCTGGGCATCGACAACATCATCATCATCTCGATCCTCAGCGGCGAGCTGCCCACCAAGGAGCAGCAGCGCAAGGCGCGGCGCATCGGCCTGGCCCTGGCGATGATCACCCGCGTGCTGCTGCTGCTCAGCCTCAGCTGGGTGATGAGCCTCAAGGACCCGCTCTTTGCGGTGATGGACCACAGCGTGAGCGGGCGCGACCTGGTGCTGATCCTCGGCGGCCTCTTCCTGATCTACAAGGCCACCGTGGAGATCCACGCCAAGGTGGAGCACAAGCGCGAGAAGGAGAGCGCCACCCGCAAGGCCGCCCGCATGGCCGGCATCATCGCCCAGATCGTGCTCATCGACATCGTGTTCTCGCTGGACAGCGTGATCACCGCCGTGGGCATGAGCAACGAGATCCTCATCATGGTGCTCGCCGTCATCGCCGCCGTGTTCATCATGCTCGTGGCCAGCGACGCCATCAGCGCCTTCGTGAACAAGCACGGCACGGTGAAGGTGCTGGCGCTGGCCTTTCTGGTGATGATCGGCGTGGCCCTGCTGATGGAGGGCACGGGCAGCCACATCAACAAGGCGTACATCTACTTCGCCATGGCCTTCAGCATCCTGGTGGAGGGCCTCAACCTGCGCATGCGGCGCAACGAGGAGAAGCTGCGCGATCAGGGCAGCTGA
- the aroC gene encoding chorismate synthase produces the protein MSGNTFGQIFRLTTFGESHGPAIGGVIEGCPAGLKLQLDAVQQELDRRRPGSTPLGTARNESDTVEWLSGVLDGTALGTPIGFLMRNTDARSADYDHLKDVYRPGHADRTWEDKYGIRDHRGGGRASARETASRVVGGAVARQLLAVSGVQVQAWVSRVGQVALDVPVQDLELATTYASDVRCPDPGTAGRMAAAIEDTRSAGDTLGGMISARLSGVPAGLGGPVFDKLHADLGKAMLSINAVKGFQVGSGFAAAAMHGSVHNDAYRTGTEGAVRTATNRSGGVQGGISNGEDILFDVAFKPVSTLMRDQATVDRHGRAVTLEGKGRHDPCVVPRAVPVVEAMACLVLADHLLRQRSARL, from the coding sequence GTGTCCGGCAACACCTTCGGCCAGATCTTCAGGCTCACCACCTTCGGGGAGAGCCACGGCCCGGCCATCGGCGGGGTGATCGAGGGCTGTCCCGCGGGGTTGAAGCTGCAGTTGGACGCTGTCCAACAGGAGCTGGACCGCCGTCGTCCGGGCAGCACGCCCCTGGGCACGGCGCGCAACGAAAGCGACACGGTGGAATGGCTCAGCGGCGTTCTGGACGGCACCGCCCTGGGCACACCCATCGGCTTCCTGATGCGGAACACCGATGCCCGCAGCGCGGATTACGACCACCTGAAGGATGTGTACCGGCCGGGTCATGCCGACAGGACCTGGGAGGACAAGTACGGCATCCGCGACCATCGCGGGGGCGGGCGGGCCAGCGCCAGGGAGACCGCCAGCAGGGTGGTGGGCGGGGCCGTGGCCCGGCAGCTGCTCGCCGTGAGCGGGGTGCAGGTTCAGGCCTGGGTGAGCCGGGTGGGGCAGGTGGCCCTGGACGTGCCGGTGCAGGACCTGGAGCTGGCCACCACCTATGCGAGCGACGTGCGTTGCCCGGATCCCGGGACCGCCGGACGAATGGCCGCGGCGATCGAGGACACCCGCTCCGCAGGTGACACCCTGGGTGGCATGATCAGTGCCCGCCTCTCCGGGGTGCCGGCCGGTCTGGGCGGGCCGGTGTTCGACAAGCTGCACGCCGACCTGGGGAAGGCCATGCTGTCGATCAACGCGGTGAAAGGGTTCCAGGTGGGAAGCGGATTCGCGGCCGCAGCGATGCATGGCTCCGTCCACAACGATGCCTACCGGACCGGCACGGAGGGTGCTGTGCGCACCGCCACCAACCGCAGCGGCGGGGTGCAGGGGGGCATCAGCAACGGCGAGGACATCCTGTTCGATGTGGCGTTCAAGCCCGTGAGCACACTGATGCGCGACCAGGCCACCGTGGATCGGCATGGTCGCGCGGTCACCCTGGAGGGGAAGGGCCGTCATGACCCCTGTGTCGTGCCCCGTGCGGTACCCGTGGTGGAGGCCATGGCCTGCCTGGTGCTCGCCGACCACCTGCTTCGACAACGCAGCGCCCGCCTATGA
- a CDS encoding dicarboxylate/amino acid:cation symporter, which translates to MTKTRKRLPLHVRILIALVLGVGWALLSSTLGWSRFTMDWIAPFGDIFINLLKLIAVPLVLFSIISGVAGMSDVTKLGRLGIRTLLIYLGTTMTAVSIGLVIVNLIRPGALADDDQRLRNRIDYELWVRETSGVDRPLDGRCFSCEEANRTLVEQVAAARKAGGADDWIGEKVQQARATKEAGPLQFLVDMVPSNIFLSFNNTLMLQVIFFAIFFGITLLMIPGDRAGPVTAFMNGCNDVFMKMVDLVMEAAPFFVFALMAGVVARMSGDDPGSVLELFKGLAGYGITVVLGLAIVLFLIYPVLLSLVLRRNVYGRFLRAISPAQLLAFSTSSSAATLPVTMDCVEENIGVSKTTASFVLPIGATVNMDGTSLYQAVAVIFLAQFHLVELGLAQQLTIVLTATLASIGAAAVPSAGLIMLIVVLSSLGLDPAWIGIVYAIDRPLDMCRTVVNVTGDAVVSSIVAHSQGEKLFVNAEP; encoded by the coding sequence ATGACCAAGACCCGCAAGCGTCTCCCATTGCACGTCCGGATCCTCATCGCCCTGGTGCTCGGGGTGGGGTGGGCCCTCCTGTCCAGCACGCTGGGTTGGAGCCGCTTCACCATGGACTGGATCGCGCCCTTCGGCGACATCTTCATCAACCTCTTGAAACTGATCGCCGTGCCCCTGGTGCTCTTCAGCATCATCAGCGGTGTGGCCGGCATGAGCGACGTCACCAAGCTGGGCCGGCTCGGCATCCGCACCCTGCTGATCTACCTCGGCACCACCATGACGGCCGTGTCCATCGGGCTGGTCATCGTGAACCTGATCAGGCCCGGCGCCCTGGCGGACGATGACCAACGCCTGCGCAACCGGATCGACTACGAGCTCTGGGTGCGCGAGACCAGCGGCGTGGACCGGCCGCTGGACGGGCGCTGCTTCAGTTGCGAGGAGGCCAACCGGACCCTGGTGGAGCAGGTGGCGGCCGCCCGAAAGGCCGGAGGGGCCGACGATTGGATCGGCGAGAAGGTGCAGCAGGCCAGGGCCACCAAGGAGGCGGGCCCCCTCCAGTTCCTGGTGGACATGGTGCCGAGCAACATCTTCCTCAGCTTCAACAACACGTTGATGTTGCAGGTGATCTTCTTCGCCATCTTCTTCGGCATCACCCTGCTCATGATCCCCGGTGACCGTGCCGGACCGGTCACCGCCTTCATGAACGGCTGCAACGATGTGTTCATGAAGATGGTGGACCTGGTGATGGAGGCCGCCCCCTTCTTCGTGTTCGCGCTCATGGCCGGCGTGGTGGCCCGCATGTCCGGCGACGATCCGGGGTCCGTGCTGGAGCTGTTCAAGGGGTTGGCCGGCTACGGCATCACCGTGGTGTTGGGCCTGGCCATCGTGCTGTTCCTCATCTACCCGGTGTTGCTGAGCCTGGTGCTGCGCCGCAACGTGTACGGCCGTTTCCTGCGCGCCATCAGTCCGGCCCAGCTGCTCGCCTTCAGCACCAGCAGCAGCGCGGCCACCCTGCCGGTGACGATGGACTGCGTGGAGGAGAACATCGGCGTGAGCAAGACCACAGCCAGCTTCGTGCTGCCCATCGGCGCCACGGTCAACATGGACGGCACCAGTCTTTACCAGGCCGTGGCGGTGATCTTCCTGGCGCAGTTCCATCTGGTGGAGCTCGGGCTCGCGCAACAGCTCACCATCGTGCTCACCGCCACCCTGGCCAGCATCGGGGCGGCCGCGGTGCCCAGCGCCGGGCTCATCATGCTCATCGTCGTGCTCAGTTCCCTGGGGCTCGATCCGGCGTGGATCGGCATCGTCTACGCCATCGACCGGCCGCTCGACATGTGCCGCACCGTGGTCAACGTCACCGGCGATGCCGTCGTCAGCAGCATCGTGGCACACTCCCAGGGCGAGAAGCTCTTCGTGAACGCTGAACCTTGA
- a CDS encoding OmpA family protein: MNDVTRTLLLALGLLAGVSVMAQDGEADPCGPPTDKKVLKLLDEAAKAKDGATRHQKLKETQEVDPDCAECLFQLGVSAYKRAREGGADLKPSIGYFERLEARCPNYHSDVHYYLGAAHYAKGEVAEAAKAFQAFLKFPTEDQAKFSKDVDKKTADVEELMPELQFHMDFYRNTAPLDPKPLPNVCTGADEYLPMLSPDNELLFFTRKSKYQAKGDLVAKDVEELTESRRPAGAKDHDKGRALPDPFNLGDSYGGVTISVNNREMFVTVCGAPDAKGYRNCDIFRSHYNTHMDFGSGQQKWEWTGLEDLGPAVNTPDGWESQPTLSADGRTLFFATVRADSKGTDIYFSTRDDQGVWSKAQPVPGPINTAGDEKAPFLHSDSRTLYFAARPPQDENGEVQEGRGHRGIGGYDIFFSRMKDDGSWDTPRNIGHPINTEQDDHGLIVSADGSTALFASSRFRGVGGLDIYGFALPNDARPEDILIVKGEVRDENGEVVSDAKVEITYMDTRRTEVLQVDPTDGRYATVVNLRNGADVIMTVTKKDHVFDSRAFSLADTVRGVTAEVDMTVQRIEVGRSYTVNDITYATNSAEITKASEHILDQLIRFLKDNPTVSIRIEGHTDNVGSDADNLALSNDRAFTVMGYLQAHGIAARRLAFKGYGAGKPVASNDTEAGRARNRRTAFVIVGR, from the coding sequence ATGAACGACGTGACGAGGACCCTGCTGCTGGCCCTGGGCCTGCTGGCCGGCGTGAGCGTGATGGCCCAGGACGGGGAGGCCGATCCCTGCGGACCGCCCACGGACAAGAAGGTGCTGAAGCTGCTGGACGAGGCGGCCAAGGCGAAGGACGGCGCCACGCGGCACCAGAAGCTCAAGGAGACGCAGGAGGTGGACCCCGACTGCGCGGAATGCCTCTTCCAGCTCGGGGTCTCCGCCTACAAACGGGCACGGGAGGGGGGCGCCGACCTGAAGCCCTCCATCGGCTACTTCGAGCGGCTGGAGGCCCGCTGCCCCAACTACCACAGCGACGTCCACTACTACCTCGGTGCGGCCCACTACGCGAAGGGCGAGGTTGCCGAGGCGGCCAAAGCCTTCCAGGCCTTCCTGAAGTTCCCCACCGAGGACCAGGCCAAGTTCAGCAAGGATGTGGACAAGAAGACCGCCGACGTGGAGGAGCTCATGCCCGAGCTCCAGTTCCACATGGACTTCTACCGCAACACCGCGCCGCTGGACCCCAAGCCCCTGCCCAACGTGTGCACCGGTGCCGACGAGTACCTGCCGATGCTGAGCCCGGACAACGAGCTGCTCTTCTTCACCCGCAAGAGCAAGTACCAGGCGAAGGGCGACCTGGTGGCCAAGGATGTGGAGGAGCTCACCGAGAGCCGCCGGCCGGCGGGGGCGAAGGACCATGACAAAGGCCGGGCGCTGCCCGATCCCTTCAACCTCGGCGACAGCTACGGCGGGGTCACCATCAGCGTGAACAACCGCGAGATGTTCGTCACCGTGTGCGGCGCGCCCGATGCGAAGGGCTACCGCAACTGCGACATCTTCCGCTCGCACTACAACACCCACATGGACTTCGGCAGCGGGCAGCAGAAGTGGGAGTGGACCGGGCTGGAGGACCTGGGCCCCGCGGTGAACACGCCGGACGGTTGGGAGAGCCAGCCCACGTTGAGCGCCGACGGCCGCACGCTCTTCTTCGCCACGGTGCGGGCGGACAGCAAGGGCACCGACATCTACTTCAGCACGCGCGACGACCAGGGCGTGTGGAGCAAGGCGCAGCCGGTGCCCGGGCCGATCAACACCGCGGGTGATGAGAAGGCCCCCTTCCTGCACAGCGACAGCCGCACGCTCTACTTCGCCGCCCGGCCGCCGCAGGACGAGAACGGCGAGGTGCAGGAGGGGCGGGGCCACCGCGGCATCGGCGGCTACGACATCTTCTTCAGCCGCATGAAGGACGACGGCAGCTGGGACACGCCGCGCAACATCGGCCACCCCATCAACACCGAACAGGACGACCACGGGCTGATCGTGAGCGCCGATGGAAGCACGGCCCTCTTCGCCAGCAGCCGCTTCCGCGGGGTGGGCGGGCTGGACATCTACGGCTTCGCCCTGCCGAACGACGCCCGCCCGGAGGACATCCTGATCGTGAAGGGCGAGGTGCGCGACGAGAACGGCGAGGTGGTGTCCGACGCCAAGGTGGAGATCACCTACATGGACACGCGCCGCACCGAGGTGCTGCAGGTGGACCCCACGGACGGGCGCTACGCCACCGTGGTCAACCTCCGCAATGGCGCCGATGTCATCATGACCGTCACCAAGAAGGACCACGTGTTCGACTCGCGGGCCTTCAGCCTGGCGGACACCGTGCGCGGGGTCACCGCCGAGGTGGACATGACCGTGCAGCGCATCGAAGTGGGCCGCAGCTACACGGTGAACGACATCACCTACGCCACCAACTCAGCGGAGATCACCAAGGCCAGCGAGCACATCCTGGACCAGCTGATCCGCTTCCTGAAGGACAACCCCACGGTGAGCATCCGCATCGAGGGCCACACGGACAACGTGGGCAGCGACGCCGACAACCTGGCCCTGAGCAACGACCGCGCCTTCACCGTGATGGGCTACCTGCAGGCCCACGGCATCGCCGCCCGCCGGCTCGCCTTCAAGGGCTACGGCGCGGGCAAGCCCGTGGCCTCCAACGACACCGAGGCCGGACGCGCCCGCAACCGCCGCACCGCCTTCGTCATCGTGGGCCGCTGA
- a CDS encoding glycosyltransferase family 4 protein encodes MEEDVREKRRKARAARTRTAPLRLMYATSMDPTDVRAWSGTVRFIAKSLEDQQVRMRYLGELQRTRVLLRKAVNKVQHWISPDSIFPVERTTSMARRFAGQIADALAESDCDVVFSPSSIPVALLQCDRPKVFYTDATFAGILELYPEYRNYPRRYLKQGHDLEREALRSCDLAIYSSEWAARTAVEHYDADPSRIRVVPFGCNLDRIPARARIEQVIDTRPMERCELLFLAVSWERKGGDLALRTAKALHARGLSVRLTIVGCTPPDTKLPAFVEVVPFIAKNTPAGQRRIANLIQRSHFLLLPTRADCSPIVFSECNAFGVPCITTAVGGTPSSVRDGVNGMALPLEADADAYATCIAELMLDHDRYRELAHGALNEHHERLNWNSAGITLRRHLEELLRTRG; translated from the coding sequence ATGGAGGAGGACGTGCGCGAGAAAAGGCGGAAGGCCAGGGCGGCACGGACGCGCACAGCGCCCTTGCGGTTGATGTACGCCACCAGCATGGACCCCACCGACGTCCGGGCCTGGAGCGGCACGGTGCGGTTCATCGCCAAGAGCCTGGAGGACCAGCAGGTGCGGATGCGCTACCTCGGCGAACTGCAACGCACCCGCGTGCTGCTGCGCAAGGCGGTGAACAAGGTGCAGCACTGGATCTCGCCGGACAGCATCTTCCCGGTGGAACGCACCACCAGCATGGCCAGGCGCTTCGCCGGCCAGATCGCCGACGCGCTCGCGGAAAGCGACTGCGACGTGGTCTTCTCGCCCAGCAGCATCCCGGTGGCGCTGCTGCAGTGCGACCGACCGAAGGTGTTCTATACCGACGCCACCTTCGCCGGCATCCTGGAGCTGTACCCGGAGTACCGCAACTACCCCCGGCGCTACCTGAAGCAGGGGCACGACCTCGAGCGGGAGGCGCTGCGCAGCTGCGACCTGGCCATCTATTCCAGCGAATGGGCGGCACGCACCGCGGTGGAGCACTACGATGCCGACCCCTCGCGGATCCGTGTGGTGCCCTTCGGGTGCAACCTGGACCGGATCCCGGCGCGCGCGCGCATCGAACAGGTGATCGACACCCGCCCGATGGAGCGCTGCGAGCTGCTCTTCCTGGCGGTGAGCTGGGAACGCAAGGGCGGGGACCTCGCCCTGCGGACGGCCAAGGCCCTCCACGCCCGGGGGCTGTCCGTGCGCCTCACCATCGTGGGCTGCACCCCACCCGATACGAAGCTGCCCGCGTTCGTCGAGGTGGTGCCGTTCATCGCCAAGAACACGCCCGCCGGACAGCGCCGCATCGCCAACCTCATCCAGCGGTCGCACTTCCTGCTGCTGCCCACCCGCGCCGATTGCTCGCCGATCGTCTTCAGCGAATGCAACGCGTTCGGCGTGCCCTGCATCACCACCGCCGTGGGCGGCACGCCCAGCTCGGTGCGCGACGGGGTGAACGGCATGGCCCTGCCCCTGGAGGCCGATGCCGACGCTTACGCCACCTGCATCGCCGAGCTGATGCTTGACCATGACCGCTACCGGGAGCTGGCGCACGGCGCCCTGAACGAACACCACGAGCGGCTGAACTGGAACAGCGCCGGGATCACGCTGCGCCGCCACCTGGAGGAGTTGCTGCGCACCCGCGGCTGA